One Urechidicola croceus genomic window, TTAATATTTTCCCATTGGTTTCTTGAACACCACCTTTATCTTCTTCAATATATGGTAATAAGTAAGCGACTGCTTTTTTCATCACACGTGCAGATTTTACTACTTGAGGTAGGAACATTTTTCCCGCTCCAAATAAATCTCCAACAACGTTCATCCCAATCATTAAATGACCTTCTATCACTTCTATGGGTTTGTCGGACGCTAATCTTGCTTCTTCAACATCTACAACTATATACTCATCAATTCCTTTTACTAAGGCTCTAGTAATTCTGTCTTGTAATGGTTCTTCTCTCCAAGATAAATCTACGGTAGATTCTTTTTTCTTTCCAACTACAGTTTCTGCAAATTCTAACAAACGCTCAGTAGCATCATCACGTCTATCTAAAATTACATCTTCAATATGCTCTAATAAATCCTTCGGAATATCATCATACACCTCCAACATTGCTGGATTTACAATCCCAATATTCATTCCTGCTTGAATAGCATAATATAGAAACACAGAATGCATCGCCTCACGTACTGTATTATTTCCCCTGAATGAAAACGACACATTACTCACCCCTCCACTCACACTTGCATGTGGTAAATTTTCACGTACCCATCGTGTTGCTTCAATAAAATCTACTGCATTTTTTCGGTGCTCTTCCATTCCGGTAGCAACCGGAAATATATTTAAATCGAAAATAATATCTTCTGGTGGAAAGTTGACTTTGTCAACCAAAATGTCATATGAACGCTTTGCTATTTCAATACGGCGCTCATAATTATCGGCTTGACCTACTTCATCAAAAGCCATCACAATAACTGCTGCTCCGTACCTTTTAATTTTTTTGGCATGATCAATAAACTCTGCTTCACCTTCTTTCAAACTAATAGAATTCACCACACATTTTCCTTGCGCAACTTGCAATCCTGCTTCAATGATATCCCATTTAGAACTATCAACCATAATTGGTACACGAGAAATGTCTGGTTCAGAAGCAATCAAATTCAAAAAACGAACCATTGCTGCTTTTCCATCAATCAATCCATCATCCATATTGACATCAATAATTTGCGCTCCACCCTCTACTTGATGTCTTGCAATTGCTAATGCTTCATCGAACTTCTCTTCTTTTACCAATCGTAAAAATTTACGTGAACCAGCAACATTTGTACGTTCACCGACATTGATAAAATTACTGTGTTCATCAATAATTAACGGTTCTAAACCTGATAAACGCATTGGTTTTCTATTAATCTTTTGGTTGTTGGTTGTTGGTTGTTGGTTGTTGGTATCCATCTTTATTTATTTTTATAATAATTAATGAATCCGTTAATCAACTTCTTACAAGATGTTATTTTTTCTATCAAAATATTGAAATCTTCTTTTTTAATATATTCTAAATCTAATGAAAGATATACTTGTGTTTCTAATTCGTATAATGAACCTCTTGAAATAAATAAGAATTGTATTGTTTCCTTAGATGATTGTCTTCCACAGCCTTCCGCAATATTTGAAGGAACAGATACAGAACTTCTTCTTATTTGACTAATTAAACCATAGATTTCTTCTTGTGGAAATGATTTGGTTGATTGATATATCAACTTGACCAATTCTCGTGATTCTTTCCAAATGTCTAACTCTGTATAATTCATTTATTTAGTTTTTAGTCGTTAATTATTAATTGATTGTGTTGCTCACCAACAACCATCAACCAAAAACCATCAACTATAAATAGTGTTCTACAATTGGAAACGGTTCATAAAAATGATGTAATAATCGTTTCCATTCTTGATATTCTTCGGATTTTCTAAATCCTATTTCATGGTCTTCAATAGTTTCCCATTCAACCAACAAAATATATTTATCTTCTTTCTCAATGCATTTTTTCAGTTGATGAGAAATATAACCTTTCATAGATGAAATAATTGATTTGGCCACATCAAATGCTTTTTCAAATTCACTTGATTGCCCTTCTTTTATTTCTAATATGGCTACTTCTAAAATCATTTTTTCGTTATTGGTTGTTTGTTGTTAGTTGTTAGTTGTTGGAAATATTATAATTTTATTATATAACCTATCAACCAGCAACTATTTACTATCAACTAATCGAGGTTTATAACCTCTAGCAACCTCAGCAATTGCCTTAATGTGCTCAGGTGTTGTTCCACAACAACCTCCAATAATATTTATTAAACCTTTATCTAAATATTCTTTTATTTTTTTTGCCATTACTTCTGGAGTTTCATCATATTCTCCAAAAGCATTTGGTAATCCTGCATTTGGATGTGCTGAAATTCCATATTCTGATTTATCGGAAACTACCTGTAAATAAGGTGTCAATTGATCTGCTCCAAGAGCGCAATTAAATCCAACAGTCAACAATGGAATATGTGAAACCGAAACTAAAAATGCTTCTGCCGTTTGACCAGAAAGTGTTCTTCCGGAAGCATCTGTTATCGTTCCACTTACCATAATTGGCACATCAATATTTCTTTCTTCTTTTACTTCTTCGATAGCAAATAATGCTGCTTTTGCATTCAGTGTATCAAAAATAGTTTCAACTAATAAAATATCTGCTCCACCATCTAACAAGGCTTCAATTTGCTGTTTATACGCAATTCGCAATTCATCAAAAGTAACGGCTCTAAACCCTGGATCGTTGACATCAGGTGACATGC contains:
- a CDS encoding four helix bundle protein — encoded protein: MNYTELDIWKESRELVKLIYQSTKSFPQEEIYGLISQIRRSSVSVPSNIAEGCGRQSSKETIQFLFISRGSLYELETQVYLSLDLEYIKKEDFNILIEKITSCKKLINGFINYYKNK
- a CDS encoding homocysteine S-methyltransferase family protein; this translates as MSQLNEILKERILILDGAMGTMIQRHNFTEEDYRGERFKDFHTSVKGNNDLLSITQPEAIKDIHRMYFAAGADIVETNTFSGTTIAMADYDMEDLVYELNYESAKIASEVADEFTAKEPNKPRFVAGSIGPTNRTASMSPDVNDPGFRAVTFDELRIAYKQQIEALLDGGADILLVETIFDTLNAKAALFAIEEVKEERNIDVPIMVSGTITDASGRTLSGQTAEAFLVSVSHIPLLTVGFNCALGADQLTPYLQVVSDKSEYGISAHPNAGLPNAFGEYDETPEVMAKKIKEYLDKGLINIIGGCCGTTPEHIKAIAEVARGYKPRLVDSK
- a CDS encoding antibiotic biosynthesis monooxygenase family protein, which encodes MILEVAILEIKEGQSSEFEKAFDVAKSIISSMKGYISHQLKKCIEKEDKYILLVEWETIEDHEIGFRKSEEYQEWKRLLHHFYEPFPIVEHYL